ttttaattgatttaaatcatgtttgtaatgtaaactagtTCCTGTGACCTCAGACCTTAGGCACTTGCCCGTCCACccgaagttggggcccacccaaatttccattctaGCTACGCCCCTAGTTTAGGTaaattacggtattaatacctttccttttattctacaccgcaattatcgtaattcctttatacaacggttaactcatttttcaactgcaaacacacatCTTCTAAATCAAGTTAAGGTACTTGCACCTTAGAAAAGTGTCTGCGGAAGATATTTTGTGAACTGatgctgtattttgataatggctttgaaggaaacggtcaacgacacaCAATACACGTTTCAGTGGCTGCATTCTGTTAGAGCTTGCTGCGCCCGCTGCTTTTGGATGCTGGCTTTCTGACCTCAAacacagcttttagagaaacgccttcttcAAACCTTGAAGCAAAGCACACATTTTCGTGCTATATTTCCTATAACgtcctatatttacatttgtctggaatatcaacagtcagtttaatgtaattgattaacattaactttatggTAACATTAACTTTATCCGTAAAACGTATCACGGATTACaaatttagtacattatgttattttttttataataatttatttatttgtttgtttgtttaatatagcgtggacaaggctgttcacggcttcattatAAATGATAACATGTCGTTCGCCTCGGCTagcaaggtggcagcagtagttttcgtggttatttgcattacgattagcaggtcactcgtgatctttgcatcctccctttggttcacagccgcagccagcctcccgcagcaacatttcaaagctgcgctgggctatgcagaaacTGCACCGATTTCTGtaggtgttgagtgacgtctacaatGTCTCAATTCAAACTAGCACAGACTGTAGCAGGAGAGCCTACTTATTATTAACgtatttaaacaagttataacagtattccaattttcttaggtaagtgaagaaatatattttttacaaactccacatgtgtaataataatcATTGCAATCTTACTTGTGCAAAGTCATGACgtgtataaatccaataacacgttttagtattaaaatactttttttttttttttttgctatacatattttatttatccggttgcaaaaataaacgactcatctctggtcttaaataataacctgtggtacatgtttgtgttttaagcaataagaccgatcgtttcccaattctatttaccatcatcTAAAcaaggtatttgtttatttatttaattttataagtTAACATGTTTTACCAAACTACAGCAACACGTAATTGTGAGCAAATAATATATCTTAATACTGTTAACATAgcataacattgagagtgtacaactttttttttttttttttttttttttttttttaaaggttatcaTCATACCATGCACATTTTATGACGTCCCCTCACTAGGACAAAATATCGCTTAGTCATGTATGAGTCATGTGAGTTTGTTTCTTTGCTCTGATAACGCTGGCAACATTCTGAACAAGCTTCAGTTGTGAAAAGGCGTGATCCTGACACACAGCAAACAAAGCATTGCAGCAGTCAAGTCTcgacaaaacaaaagcatgaattaaCTTCTCAGAATCAAACAAACCATGAAAATACCTCATGTTATATGATAAAAAGAAACTTTCTGAATTTTTTTGAACATGAGCCTCAAAACTGAAATCACAATCTAGTATAATCCCCCACATTTCTCATATCATAACTGAAATTAGAGCTCATTttgcacaaatgtatttttatggaaTTTGTAAGCTATAGTTGCTGCTAAAAACCTAACAGACTTTAGCATTGCATTTTATGCTGGTGATCGAAAGTAGATCCAGCCCCTGATTGGGAATGTGGTCTGTggttaaacagttttatttattcttgGAATATATTGTTATTGAATCATAACACAAAAGGGAACACTTGCTATATACAGCAGGTGGTCTGTCTTTCATGGAACTCATTCCTTTGTAAATCAAACAACTAAtattctgtgtgtatgtgtgtatatatatatatctatatatatatatatatatatatatattatatatatatatataatatatatatatatataatggaaaaaaaaaacacatgatttaCAGAACAGCTGGGTGGCAGTTTTATTGTctatttttcctcactcagatcCCTTACTTATcgtggtatccctgaatagataattttCTGCTCTTTAAAGGATTTTAATGAGCCATTCATCTCACAAGGCTGCTCCAATATTTAAAGCAGTGTTGACCTTGGCAGTCCTTACTGATTGAAACCACTGtaatatgaacatttattttcagatttcgTAAGAAGAacaatgttgacatttttgtaaACCTGTACAAGTGGTATGTATTGTTAAGACTTGTATGAACAGAGAGTTACTTTAACTATGAAAAGGCATAATAGGGATCTGTTAATGCGTTAggatatattataaaaatgaacgCACAAAACCAAACCACAGCTGGAGAAACAAGACCTACTGCAAGCAAGTCATAGTCACAAACTGACTGGCATTAATGACTGACATTCTTTGCAGCCTGAAATAAGCTTTGTCCCACAAGACACTGCTGAAGGGAAAGGATCTTGTAGTGTTAATTAAGATTTGTAATGTTGGTGTTGGGAGTGCCCTCCTGCCTCTTGATATGTCTGCTGATCTGAGAATGAGGTGTTTGAAGTAGGCGGGCTCTCCGGTGGAATAGCAAGTATAACAACATCTGTACAGTTCAGAGAGTGCAGATGCCCTAGATACAACACGCAGTGGCATAAAGGATCAGACTTTTGGAAGAATCTTCACTTTCAGTGAACAGAAAATTGGAGAaaccaaaaaaactaaagaaagacACTGAATAAGTTTCATAATAATCACGTCACGTTTGGATATTGGATTTATTTAACAGTTTTCACCGTCTAAAATggaaaacgaaacaaaaaacatCTGTTGTAATTCGACGTGTGGAGACCACTGGGAGTCCCTTTCCATTCCagtgtttatgtttgtgtttggGGTTGTTGGTAATATTATTGCCATAGCTGTGCTTTCAAAGTATAAACGAGAACGCAAAGAATCCGCCTTCTATACTCTTGTGTGCGGACTGGCGGTGACTGATCTACTTGGGACTTGTCTGGCCAGCCCGGTAACTATTAAAACCTACATCGACTGCACAGTGCTGGGTGGGAAAGCTTTGTGCAACTTCCATTCCTTTCTCCTGCTGTTCTTCGGTGTGGCAGGGCTCTCTATTATCTGCGCAATGTCCGTGGAGAGGTACCTCGCCATCAACCACCCCTACTTCTACCAGCGGCGCATTGACCAACAGCTGGCTGGCTGGACCTTGTTTGCTATCTACGCCGGGAacgttttattttgcagtttccccgTGTTTGGCATGGGCGAAAATGTCCGACAGTACCCTTATACGTGGTGTTTTATCAACTGGCGGACCAATGACTCTCTTCATGCTTCTTATTCTTTCCTGTACGCTGGCGTGAGCTCCCTCCTCATTGTGGTGACCCTGGTCTGTAACGTGTTAGTCTGCGGCACTTTGGTTGTCATGCACAGGGGGTCGATGGGTAGGTTGGTCCACAGAGACAGCGTGAAGGACCGGTGGAAGGCTAGTACTTCTGCCGAGGAAATCCAAATGATGCTCCTGCTTATTGTGACGTCAGTGGTGGTGCTCGTCTGTTCTACTCCGCTAGTGGTAAGAGACATACATCCCTTCTTTCCACCTTGACAgccctataaaagtttaccacccTATAAGAGTTTACCACCACGGTGTAAAGCACGCATTGGTGGTGCTAGCTGATTGGGGACCCTAAGCGGCAATATGCATTAATAAACCTGTACATTATGATATAATTTAGCTAATATAGTAGTGTATTTTTCAAAGCGTTTTGTTCCATAGTACCAGATTAGCTCCTGATTTTCTGAAAGTAATTGTAAAAGTTGTAAATCTAGCAAGAGACAGCATAGGtgtggaaaagaaaaataattatattttcactTAAACAGGTTTGGAAAATTAGCTGGAGTTTATTTGCACGTAGAAAAGGTGAGGCAGTGTTTGTACTGGGACAAGAAGCTTTGCAAGTAGTCCTGAAAACGAGTCTCTTCAGTATCGTTCTGGTACAGTAACACGGAGACTGATTTGTTGTACTACTCGAGTGGAAACTCGACTGAATACACCATGCATTACTTGATTTAAACAACATAagatttatatttacatttgcaacATGAATAGATATGCTGTCAAATAGGCTGAATCCACAGTCCCAGCAGATACACAGAGAGCTCAGCTTTTCCATATCAATGCAATGAAACATAATTGTTCTAATTCAAATGTATTGATTGTCAAGCACATGGAGAGTTCATATTGTTACTCGCGAAAGAGCCCACTGGTGAGATTCACAGTGAGACTGGCTGATGTGTAAaacctttattgtttttaattacaataattactgTTAACGCTCGCAGTGCCACCTAGAAAGGTTGAGAACCTCTGATTCAGAGaacgtcgttttttttttttaagatttaaaatgcGGGTTGATCTTGAATTAATAAATTGGTAGAATTTGTTTTATCTCACGTACCAATGATATGAACTCCGATTAATAACTACGTTCTGATCTTGTCAATAAAAAAGTATGAAATTATAACATAACTACATATCcgattttaaaattatatataatatgattatataatatatatatatatatatatatatatatataataaatataaggtatatatattaatatatattttaatttaaaatatgtttattatcatatgtttttaatttaaaagttcaATATCCATACCACTGTGCTCTTTACCGTTCCAGTGTGCCCCTACTACCCTAAGACCCTAAGATGTCACGACGCTCCTGTTTGTAAATGTAATCAATTGTTTGATGAGAAGACATTATCAGTCtgattttcaaagtgaaaaacaagtcGCAAAAGATGGCAAACTGTATTTTCAGAAGTCACCCTGTTATGCAATGGCATGGCTTCATGAGAACGCACTCGCATTACAGCTTGTTAAGCAATTGAAGTCCGTAATTAGTTCTGTTTTGCAAATAAcgtcttgttttcaaaagatgcaAAACACTGATGTGACCACTTAGTACAACAAAATACATTCGCTAATTAAGACACCACCCCTCTCGTGTCTTATTTAAAAACGGAAAAAAACGACACAACCTAAACCCAGAATAGTTTGTCCCCGTCAGACATTTCTGAATCTAACTCCAGTACGAGCTCTGCGTAGGTAAAGATTGGATACAGGCACTATacagagctgtgtgatctgattaagtctgatttagaatcacaaacagcCCACAGTCACGCTATACCTGTACCTGTAAAGGTTGTAGTAGCCCTTAACTGTCATGCAATCAGGCATCTGTCCGTCTTCTATCTCAAAGATACTGACTGATGTCACAGATCAACTTTTCCATAGAGCAAGGGTATATACTATTTACAATTGGGGATGTggaacaaaaccaaaccaaacattaTCAGTTGTCTGGATTCCCAAACGTGCTAGGGATTCAAGGAATGAAAACATCATCGTTCTTGAACTGTGCTAGTGTTATGCGATGCTCAATGTATTATCACGGATGTAGTTGCTAAGTACCCTGGCTCATTCCACGACTCGTTTACCATGGAGAACAGCGCCTTGTTCAGAAAACTCAAACAGGGGCTTCAAGTGGAGGCTTgctaattttagaatatattaaatacataattaacatatgACCATTCGaaaacatataagaacataagaacataagaaagtttacaaacgagaggaggccattcggcccatcttgctcgtttggttgttagtagcttattgatcccagaatctcatcaagcagcttcttgaaggatcccagggtgtcagcttcaacaacattactggggagttgattccagaccctcatgtgTAACACACGcatattaatttattacatttgtaacaAAGGCGTATAATTAGGTGGCAAAAAAGTGCAGTGCAAATGCATTGCAACCTGTATTTTCTCTACAATCGTGTCTTCTGAAAATCATGCCCAAAATCTGATTGTACatacttcacaaaaaaataattaaaaaaaaaaaaaaaaccaagcagTTCAATTTGTGTACCAGTCAACCTTAATTCCTCGCGTGAACTTATAAACACACCTGTTTCATAAATACATGTGTCCTTAGCAAGGGCTACAAAAAAGGTTTCTCGCCCAGCCATCTTAAGCCCCTTTTACGGGGTGTCATGCTGGTCAGCTACGCGATTTCATagtgcttttgataaagcagggatGACCTGGTGACACACTTAAGTAAACGATGTGCGTATCAGTCGCTCTATTCactatatgcacaaataaagcgcACTAAATGGTTCATTTGCAAGTTTTTATAATGCGCGGAATTCAACACGAACAATTCAACACGCGGAATTATGCACGAAgttcacacacactttattatagtatataaggGCGCTCCAAAGAAATGCTAAATGCGGGTCCATTGTGTTATGGTGACGAGTTtgttatgaaaggctttttgctGCTGAATCAGCCAGGACATTAACTtaaatgaaacattaaggacaaaataaGGGCGCTCCGAAACAGACAAAGCAGAGAAAGTCATTGGAAGTGGAACAtatatgtttaactctgcaaatcaaatattaTTTGTTCAACTTTATTTcagtctgatttattttgtaacattaaccaAAATTTTGCGAAGCACTCGCTCAATTAAAACTtcaatatttacatttcaaaaggtgttaGACGAAACGTCGCTTTAACAGTCGATGcagtttgattgcttgtatttattactgcactgtgtacattaatttattggacatttacaatttcatttgtgtattttaaagctattttaagcctacttaaatatcacaagtacacGGTGActctataaatatattaacaaagccgaaagtgttgcatatacacctgcctcgtaatcttcatataCCCAGTGTTAGACTAGGGGGGAGGACGCAGGTGGACGCAGTCACTCACTTTTTTTGGAACGGTGGACAGAGTCCACCCACAATTTTTGGTGAAACGCCATTTTTACACTACATCtacattgttatttatcttgaatatTACCCTATTTTATTGCTCGAGTAGAACTCGAGTTCTACTGAAATTGACGTGA
This Polyodon spathula isolate WHYD16114869_AA chromosome 27, ASM1765450v1, whole genome shotgun sequence DNA region includes the following protein-coding sequences:
- the LOC121301672 gene encoding prostaglandin E2 receptor EP4 subtype-like, translating into MENETKNICCNSTCGDHWESLSIPVFMFVFGVVGNIIAIAVLSKYKRERKESAFYTLVCGLAVTDLLGTCLASPVTIKTYIDCTVLGGKALCNFHSFLLLFFGVAGLSIICAMSVERYLAINHPYFYQRRIDQQLAGWTLFAIYAGNVLFCSFPVFGMGENVRQYPYTWCFINWRTNDSLHASYSFLYAGVSSLLIVVTLVCNVLVCGTLVVMHRGSMGRLVHRDSVKDRWKASTSAEEIQMMLLLIVTSVVVLVCSTPLVVRVFINQITHPAVEKDMGNPNLQAIRIASMNPILDPWVYILLRRAVFHRVMGLAKRAFNRQGNSVVPGSRQAVLYLASDKGLVTMLQAQGPGCPGEESQALSQENQCFGLRDSEETAERQRQTA